In Macrobrachium rosenbergii isolate ZJJX-2024 chromosome 16, ASM4041242v1, whole genome shotgun sequence, a single genomic region encodes these proteins:
- the LOC136847216 gene encoding uncharacterized protein isoform X4, producing the protein MAQRLCLLLLTFWSCVAWGQSSPYCSFTSQHTLCLHVGIGGTCGNQVQARGVGAQDAALILAQHNQLRSRVAMGQEGRGTPGPQPQASNMRLLEWDDELALVAQSHADQCIFEHECSDCRRVSRFGVGQNLFISFQSNFDTRIQWGRAIKAWYDEVAEFDPNVIQPFQFSAPVGHYTQMMWWNTFKVGCGYTMFKDGSWWKKLYTCNYGPGGNIIFSEMYRRGSPCSSCPAGTTCSLEYPGLCSPAAFSTFPSNGVFQQRTGTAPTFRTRAPAAFPVFQQQQDAEQLEQEFEAQEAQEAQEAQEAEFEPGEAHEQEQEQMFIPFHGEQPQTTDLLPFLQRAGMNTQVIRTQTLSSVQSIINSLPIGLKPIVLFRSGTGQLTELDAGTLLPLRRLGRSTTTTRGPKKTPGVLVTCDLDVSPCEFTPVGANWTVGSTSSEGRFAQAVLDQGEGTQLLFQKLIAPPSTENVCVAVSHRRDVEEGSPANATIPELMVGVMPIGGEVIRESLGGAPGMWEMSRVSFSNVKTSFLVVMTVAPASDRATVAVDALQITDGLCCMSGVC; encoded by the exons ATGGCTCAACGGTTGTGCTTGCTGCTACTGACATTCTGGTCGTGCGTCGCGTGGGGCCAGTCCTCCCCCTACTGCAGCTTTACGTCCCAGCATACCCTGTGTCTTCACGTGGGTATCGGAGGGACTTGCGGCAACCAAGTGCAAGCCCGAGGAGTGGGAGCGCAGGATGCCGCACTCATTTTAGCACAGCACAACCAATTGAGGTCCCGGGTGGCCATGGGCCAAGAAGGCAGAGGAACTCCCGGACCTCAGCCTCAGGCTTCGAACATGAGGCTCTTG GAATGGGATGATGAATTAGCCCTTGTAGCACAAAGTCATGCAGACCAGTGCATCTTTGAGCATGAATGTTCAGATTGTCGACGTGTTT CTCGCTTTGGCGTCGGACAAAACCTGTTCATAAGTTTCCAGAGCAACTTCGATACTCGTATCCAGTGGGGTCGTGCCATTAAAGCTTGGTATGACGAGGTGGCAGAATTCGACCCCAATGTTATCCAACCCTTCCA GTTTTCGGCTCCAGTGGGCCACTACACTCAGATGATGTGGTGGAACACCTTCAAGGTCGGCTGCGGCTACACAATGTTTAAGGATGGAAGCTGGTGGAAGAAGCTCTACACCTGCAATTACGGACCAGGTGGCAACATCATCTTCAGCGAAATGTACCGCAGAGGATCTCCGTGCTCTTCCTGCCCAGCTGGTACCACCTGCTCTCTCGAATACCCTGGGCTGTGTA GTCCCGCCGCATTTTCGACCTTCCCTTCGAACGGAGTCTTCCAGCAGCGAACTGGAACTGCGCCCACCTTCAGAACCAGAGCCCCCGCAGCGTTCCCAGTCTTCCAGCAACAGCAGGATGCCGAGCAGCTGGAACAAGAGTTCGAAGCCCAGGAAGCGCAAGAAGCTCAGGAAGCTCAAGAGGCCGAATTCGAGCCCGGCGAAGCACACGAGCAAGAACAAGAGCAAATGTTCATTCCCTTCCACGGTGAACAGCCACAGACAACAGATCTGCTGCCATTCCTACAGCGTGCTGGCATGAACACTCAGGTCATCCGTACACAGACCCTCTCCAGCGTCCAGAGCATCATTAACTCACTCCCTATTGGCCTCAAACCTATCGTCCTCTTCAG ATCCGGCACTGGCCAGCTGACGGAATTAGATGCCGGAACCCTCTTGCCACTCCGTCGGCTTGGCCGTTCAACCACCACCACCCGAGGACCAAAGAAGACGCCCGGCGTGCTCGTGACTTGCGACCTAGACGTGTCCCCCTGCGAGTTCACGCCCGTCGGCGCAAACTGGACCGTGGGATCCACTTCAA GTGAAGGACGGTTTGCGCAGGCCGTCCTTGATCAAGGCGAAGGAACCCAGCTTCTGTTCCAAAAATTGATAGCGCCTCCAAGTACAGAGAATGTCTGCGTCGCCGTTTCCCATCGTCGTGACGTAGAAGAAGGCTCCCCTGCAAACGCAACCATTCCTGAACTTATG GTGGGTGTTATGCCAATAGGAGGTGAGGTCATTCGCGAAAGCTTAGGCGGCGCCCCTGGGATGTGGGAGATGAGCCGAGTGTCCTTCAGCAACGTCAAAACGTCCTTCCTCGTCGTGATGACGGTAGCCCCTGCAAGTGACAGAGCCACCGTGGCCGTAGACGCTCTGCAGATCACCGATGGCCTCTGCTGTATGTCAGGTGTATGTTAG
- the LOC136847216 gene encoding uncharacterized protein isoform X2, translating to MAQRLCLLLLTFWSCVAWGQSSPYCSFTSQHTLCLHVGIGGTCGNQVQARGVGAQDAALILAQHNQLRSRVAMGQEGRGTPGPQPQASNMRLLEWDDELALVAQSHADQCIFEHECSDCRRVSRFGVGQNLFISFQSNFDTRIQWGRAIKAWYDEVAEFDPNVIQPFQFSAPVGHYTQMMWWNTFKVGCGYTMFKDGSWWKKLYTCNYGPGGNIIFSEMYRRGSPCSSCPAGTTCSLEYPGLCKDDDQFDSTKLLPNAVTGVTMSATPMTPLAVPRDNNEAENEIPLLPITPESADVDVSNNFIGINSINPEDVDLGALVAFFNAMKENRNGMITADDLKFIFNGRKPGLVTAKASITENTTPEPTTKLPTTNTLPPETTTTTAETTTTAATSETTTTLSTTTSPSSEGPAAFSTFPSNGVFQQRTGTAPTFRTRAPAAFPVFQQQQDAEQLEQEFEAQEAQEAQEAQEAEFEPGEAHEQEQEQMFIPFHGEQPQTTDLLPFLQRAGMNTQVIRTQTLSSVQSIINSLPIGLKPIVLFRSGTGQLTELDAGTLLPLRRLGRSTTTTRGPKKTPGVLVTCDLDVSPCEFTPVGANWTVGSTSSEGRFAQAVLDQGEGTQLLFQKLIAPPSTENVCVAVSHRRDVEEGSPANATIPELMVGVMPIGGEVIRESLGGAPGMWEMSRVSFSNVKTSFLVVMTVAPASDRATVAVDALQITDGLCCMSGVC from the exons ATGGCTCAACGGTTGTGCTTGCTGCTACTGACATTCTGGTCGTGCGTCGCGTGGGGCCAGTCCTCCCCCTACTGCAGCTTTACGTCCCAGCATACCCTGTGTCTTCACGTGGGTATCGGAGGGACTTGCGGCAACCAAGTGCAAGCCCGAGGAGTGGGAGCGCAGGATGCCGCACTCATTTTAGCACAGCACAACCAATTGAGGTCCCGGGTGGCCATGGGCCAAGAAGGCAGAGGAACTCCCGGACCTCAGCCTCAGGCTTCGAACATGAGGCTCTTG GAATGGGATGATGAATTAGCCCTTGTAGCACAAAGTCATGCAGACCAGTGCATCTTTGAGCATGAATGTTCAGATTGTCGACGTGTTT CTCGCTTTGGCGTCGGACAAAACCTGTTCATAAGTTTCCAGAGCAACTTCGATACTCGTATCCAGTGGGGTCGTGCCATTAAAGCTTGGTATGACGAGGTGGCAGAATTCGACCCCAATGTTATCCAACCCTTCCA GTTTTCGGCTCCAGTGGGCCACTACACTCAGATGATGTGGTGGAACACCTTCAAGGTCGGCTGCGGCTACACAATGTTTAAGGATGGAAGCTGGTGGAAGAAGCTCTACACCTGCAATTACGGACCAGGTGGCAACATCATCTTCAGCGAAATGTACCGCAGAGGATCTCCGTGCTCTTCCTGCCCAGCTGGTACCACCTGCTCTCTCGAATACCCTGGGCTGTGTA AGGATGACGACCAATTCGATTCCACGAAGCTTTTGCCAAACGCTGTAACTGGTGTTACCATGTCCGCCACGCCCATGACACCCTTGGCTGTGCCCAGAGACAATAACGAGGCGGAGAACGAGATTCCGCTGTTGCCCATCACGCCAGAGAGCGCTGATGTCGACGTGTCCAATAACTTTATCGGCATTAACAGTATTAACCCTGAGGACGTCGACCTCGGTGCCCTGGTTGCGTTCTTCAACGCCATGAAGGAGAACAGAAACGGCATGATTACGGCAGATGATCTTAAATTCATATTTAACGGGCGCAAACCGGGACTGGTGACGGCTAAAGCTAGCATAACAGAAAACACTACTCCTGAACCCACCACCAAATTACCAACAACCAATACACTTCCCCCCGAAACAACTACAACCACAGCAGAAACAACCACCACCGCTGCCACCTCTGAAACAACCACAACCCTCTCGACTACAACCTCTCCCTCTTCTGAAGGTCCCGCCGCATTTTCGACCTTCCCTTCGAACGGAGTCTTCCAGCAGCGAACTGGAACTGCGCCCACCTTCAGAACCAGAGCCCCCGCAGCGTTCCCAGTCTTCCAGCAACAGCAGGATGCCGAGCAGCTGGAACAAGAGTTCGAAGCCCAGGAAGCGCAAGAAGCTCAGGAAGCTCAAGAGGCCGAATTCGAGCCCGGCGAAGCACACGAGCAAGAACAAGAGCAAATGTTCATTCCCTTCCACGGTGAACAGCCACAGACAACAGATCTGCTGCCATTCCTACAGCGTGCTGGCATGAACACTCAGGTCATCCGTACACAGACCCTCTCCAGCGTCCAGAGCATCATTAACTCACTCCCTATTGGCCTCAAACCTATCGTCCTCTTCAG ATCCGGCACTGGCCAGCTGACGGAATTAGATGCCGGAACCCTCTTGCCACTCCGTCGGCTTGGCCGTTCAACCACCACCACCCGAGGACCAAAGAAGACGCCCGGCGTGCTCGTGACTTGCGACCTAGACGTGTCCCCCTGCGAGTTCACGCCCGTCGGCGCAAACTGGACCGTGGGATCCACTTCAA GTGAAGGACGGTTTGCGCAGGCCGTCCTTGATCAAGGCGAAGGAACCCAGCTTCTGTTCCAAAAATTGATAGCGCCTCCAAGTACAGAGAATGTCTGCGTCGCCGTTTCCCATCGTCGTGACGTAGAAGAAGGCTCCCCTGCAAACGCAACCATTCCTGAACTTATG GTGGGTGTTATGCCAATAGGAGGTGAGGTCATTCGCGAAAGCTTAGGCGGCGCCCCTGGGATGTGGGAGATGAGCCGAGTGTCCTTCAGCAACGTCAAAACGTCCTTCCTCGTCGTGATGACGGTAGCCCCTGCAAGTGACAGAGCCACCGTGGCCGTAGACGCTCTGCAGATCACCGATGGCCTCTGCTGTATGTCAGGTGTATGTTAG
- the LOC136847216 gene encoding uncharacterized protein isoform X1 → MSQLTMAQRLCLLLLTFWSCVAWGQSSPYCSFTSQHTLCLHVGIGGTCGNQVQARGVGAQDAALILAQHNQLRSRVAMGQEGRGTPGPQPQASNMRLLEWDDELALVAQSHADQCIFEHECSDCRRVSRFGVGQNLFISFQSNFDTRIQWGRAIKAWYDEVAEFDPNVIQPFQFSAPVGHYTQMMWWNTFKVGCGYTMFKDGSWWKKLYTCNYGPGGNIIFSEMYRRGSPCSSCPAGTTCSLEYPGLCKDDDQFDSTKLLPNAVTGVTMSATPMTPLAVPRDNNEAENEIPLLPITPESADVDVSNNFIGINSINPEDVDLGALVAFFNAMKENRNGMITADDLKFIFNGRKPGLVTAKASITENTTPEPTTKLPTTNTLPPETTTTTAETTTTAATSETTTTLSTTTSPSSEGPAAFSTFPSNGVFQQRTGTAPTFRTRAPAAFPVFQQQQDAEQLEQEFEAQEAQEAQEAQEAEFEPGEAHEQEQEQMFIPFHGEQPQTTDLLPFLQRAGMNTQVIRTQTLSSVQSIINSLPIGLKPIVLFRSGTGQLTELDAGTLLPLRRLGRSTTTTRGPKKTPGVLVTCDLDVSPCEFTPVGANWTVGSTSSEGRFAQAVLDQGEGTQLLFQKLIAPPSTENVCVAVSHRRDVEEGSPANATIPELMVGVMPIGGEVIRESLGGAPGMWEMSRVSFSNVKTSFLVVMTVAPASDRATVAVDALQITDGLCCMSGVC, encoded by the exons TTGACGATGGCTCAACGGTTGTGCTTGCTGCTACTGACATTCTGGTCGTGCGTCGCGTGGGGCCAGTCCTCCCCCTACTGCAGCTTTACGTCCCAGCATACCCTGTGTCTTCACGTGGGTATCGGAGGGACTTGCGGCAACCAAGTGCAAGCCCGAGGAGTGGGAGCGCAGGATGCCGCACTCATTTTAGCACAGCACAACCAATTGAGGTCCCGGGTGGCCATGGGCCAAGAAGGCAGAGGAACTCCCGGACCTCAGCCTCAGGCTTCGAACATGAGGCTCTTG GAATGGGATGATGAATTAGCCCTTGTAGCACAAAGTCATGCAGACCAGTGCATCTTTGAGCATGAATGTTCAGATTGTCGACGTGTTT CTCGCTTTGGCGTCGGACAAAACCTGTTCATAAGTTTCCAGAGCAACTTCGATACTCGTATCCAGTGGGGTCGTGCCATTAAAGCTTGGTATGACGAGGTGGCAGAATTCGACCCCAATGTTATCCAACCCTTCCA GTTTTCGGCTCCAGTGGGCCACTACACTCAGATGATGTGGTGGAACACCTTCAAGGTCGGCTGCGGCTACACAATGTTTAAGGATGGAAGCTGGTGGAAGAAGCTCTACACCTGCAATTACGGACCAGGTGGCAACATCATCTTCAGCGAAATGTACCGCAGAGGATCTCCGTGCTCTTCCTGCCCAGCTGGTACCACCTGCTCTCTCGAATACCCTGGGCTGTGTA AGGATGACGACCAATTCGATTCCACGAAGCTTTTGCCAAACGCTGTAACTGGTGTTACCATGTCCGCCACGCCCATGACACCCTTGGCTGTGCCCAGAGACAATAACGAGGCGGAGAACGAGATTCCGCTGTTGCCCATCACGCCAGAGAGCGCTGATGTCGACGTGTCCAATAACTTTATCGGCATTAACAGTATTAACCCTGAGGACGTCGACCTCGGTGCCCTGGTTGCGTTCTTCAACGCCATGAAGGAGAACAGAAACGGCATGATTACGGCAGATGATCTTAAATTCATATTTAACGGGCGCAAACCGGGACTGGTGACGGCTAAAGCTAGCATAACAGAAAACACTACTCCTGAACCCACCACCAAATTACCAACAACCAATACACTTCCCCCCGAAACAACTACAACCACAGCAGAAACAACCACCACCGCTGCCACCTCTGAAACAACCACAACCCTCTCGACTACAACCTCTCCCTCTTCTGAAGGTCCCGCCGCATTTTCGACCTTCCCTTCGAACGGAGTCTTCCAGCAGCGAACTGGAACTGCGCCCACCTTCAGAACCAGAGCCCCCGCAGCGTTCCCAGTCTTCCAGCAACAGCAGGATGCCGAGCAGCTGGAACAAGAGTTCGAAGCCCAGGAAGCGCAAGAAGCTCAGGAAGCTCAAGAGGCCGAATTCGAGCCCGGCGAAGCACACGAGCAAGAACAAGAGCAAATGTTCATTCCCTTCCACGGTGAACAGCCACAGACAACAGATCTGCTGCCATTCCTACAGCGTGCTGGCATGAACACTCAGGTCATCCGTACACAGACCCTCTCCAGCGTCCAGAGCATCATTAACTCACTCCCTATTGGCCTCAAACCTATCGTCCTCTTCAG ATCCGGCACTGGCCAGCTGACGGAATTAGATGCCGGAACCCTCTTGCCACTCCGTCGGCTTGGCCGTTCAACCACCACCACCCGAGGACCAAAGAAGACGCCCGGCGTGCTCGTGACTTGCGACCTAGACGTGTCCCCCTGCGAGTTCACGCCCGTCGGCGCAAACTGGACCGTGGGATCCACTTCAA GTGAAGGACGGTTTGCGCAGGCCGTCCTTGATCAAGGCGAAGGAACCCAGCTTCTGTTCCAAAAATTGATAGCGCCTCCAAGTACAGAGAATGTCTGCGTCGCCGTTTCCCATCGTCGTGACGTAGAAGAAGGCTCCCCTGCAAACGCAACCATTCCTGAACTTATG GTGGGTGTTATGCCAATAGGAGGTGAGGTCATTCGCGAAAGCTTAGGCGGCGCCCCTGGGATGTGGGAGATGAGCCGAGTGTCCTTCAGCAACGTCAAAACGTCCTTCCTCGTCGTGATGACGGTAGCCCCTGCAAGTGACAGAGCCACCGTGGCCGTAGACGCTCTGCAGATCACCGATGGCCTCTGCTGTATGTCAGGTGTATGTTAG
- the LOC136847216 gene encoding uncharacterized protein isoform X3, which translates to MSQLTMAQRLCLLLLTFWSCVAWGQSSPYCSFTSQHTLCLHVGIGGTCGNQVQARGVGAQDAALILAQHNQLRSRVAMGQEGRGTPGPQPQASNMRLLEWDDELALVAQSHADQCIFEHECSDCRRVSRFGVGQNLFISFQSNFDTRIQWGRAIKAWYDEVAEFDPNVIQPFQFSAPVGHYTQMMWWNTFKVGCGYTMFKDGSWWKKLYTCNYGPGGNIIFSEMYRRGSPCSSCPAGTTCSLEYPGLCSPAAFSTFPSNGVFQQRTGTAPTFRTRAPAAFPVFQQQQDAEQLEQEFEAQEAQEAQEAQEAEFEPGEAHEQEQEQMFIPFHGEQPQTTDLLPFLQRAGMNTQVIRTQTLSSVQSIINSLPIGLKPIVLFRSGTGQLTELDAGTLLPLRRLGRSTTTTRGPKKTPGVLVTCDLDVSPCEFTPVGANWTVGSTSSEGRFAQAVLDQGEGTQLLFQKLIAPPSTENVCVAVSHRRDVEEGSPANATIPELMVGVMPIGGEVIRESLGGAPGMWEMSRVSFSNVKTSFLVVMTVAPASDRATVAVDALQITDGLCCMSGVC; encoded by the exons TTGACGATGGCTCAACGGTTGTGCTTGCTGCTACTGACATTCTGGTCGTGCGTCGCGTGGGGCCAGTCCTCCCCCTACTGCAGCTTTACGTCCCAGCATACCCTGTGTCTTCACGTGGGTATCGGAGGGACTTGCGGCAACCAAGTGCAAGCCCGAGGAGTGGGAGCGCAGGATGCCGCACTCATTTTAGCACAGCACAACCAATTGAGGTCCCGGGTGGCCATGGGCCAAGAAGGCAGAGGAACTCCCGGACCTCAGCCTCAGGCTTCGAACATGAGGCTCTTG GAATGGGATGATGAATTAGCCCTTGTAGCACAAAGTCATGCAGACCAGTGCATCTTTGAGCATGAATGTTCAGATTGTCGACGTGTTT CTCGCTTTGGCGTCGGACAAAACCTGTTCATAAGTTTCCAGAGCAACTTCGATACTCGTATCCAGTGGGGTCGTGCCATTAAAGCTTGGTATGACGAGGTGGCAGAATTCGACCCCAATGTTATCCAACCCTTCCA GTTTTCGGCTCCAGTGGGCCACTACACTCAGATGATGTGGTGGAACACCTTCAAGGTCGGCTGCGGCTACACAATGTTTAAGGATGGAAGCTGGTGGAAGAAGCTCTACACCTGCAATTACGGACCAGGTGGCAACATCATCTTCAGCGAAATGTACCGCAGAGGATCTCCGTGCTCTTCCTGCCCAGCTGGTACCACCTGCTCTCTCGAATACCCTGGGCTGTGTA GTCCCGCCGCATTTTCGACCTTCCCTTCGAACGGAGTCTTCCAGCAGCGAACTGGAACTGCGCCCACCTTCAGAACCAGAGCCCCCGCAGCGTTCCCAGTCTTCCAGCAACAGCAGGATGCCGAGCAGCTGGAACAAGAGTTCGAAGCCCAGGAAGCGCAAGAAGCTCAGGAAGCTCAAGAGGCCGAATTCGAGCCCGGCGAAGCACACGAGCAAGAACAAGAGCAAATGTTCATTCCCTTCCACGGTGAACAGCCACAGACAACAGATCTGCTGCCATTCCTACAGCGTGCTGGCATGAACACTCAGGTCATCCGTACACAGACCCTCTCCAGCGTCCAGAGCATCATTAACTCACTCCCTATTGGCCTCAAACCTATCGTCCTCTTCAG ATCCGGCACTGGCCAGCTGACGGAATTAGATGCCGGAACCCTCTTGCCACTCCGTCGGCTTGGCCGTTCAACCACCACCACCCGAGGACCAAAGAAGACGCCCGGCGTGCTCGTGACTTGCGACCTAGACGTGTCCCCCTGCGAGTTCACGCCCGTCGGCGCAAACTGGACCGTGGGATCCACTTCAA GTGAAGGACGGTTTGCGCAGGCCGTCCTTGATCAAGGCGAAGGAACCCAGCTTCTGTTCCAAAAATTGATAGCGCCTCCAAGTACAGAGAATGTCTGCGTCGCCGTTTCCCATCGTCGTGACGTAGAAGAAGGCTCCCCTGCAAACGCAACCATTCCTGAACTTATG GTGGGTGTTATGCCAATAGGAGGTGAGGTCATTCGCGAAAGCTTAGGCGGCGCCCCTGGGATGTGGGAGATGAGCCGAGTGTCCTTCAGCAACGTCAAAACGTCCTTCCTCGTCGTGATGACGGTAGCCCCTGCAAGTGACAGAGCCACCGTGGCCGTAGACGCTCTGCAGATCACCGATGGCCTCTGCTGTATGTCAGGTGTATGTTAG